One Lycium barbarum isolate Lr01 chromosome 5, ASM1917538v2, whole genome shotgun sequence genomic window carries:
- the LOC132641960 gene encoding uncharacterized protein LOC132641960 has translation MEFWVVVAAAGAGYVAQQLQSSSEDKNNLLEKNQFSKISTHEQSDNKNLLQQLRENFCPFHRLARKRAKNEVNDEGAFRFRQLNLDSSENMSSTDCTSDSGGPFNSTGIPNGMALLYMGIITGMVSAIIANRRETEKLNEKLKWTKNLVQELEEEITVKELSNDDYENPSSFSPSTSAVEPLSSSSDIQVNEPTRQTSENTDPVAAEKHESMSEIEAELEAELERLEMSLKVSTFEMISDFVELDPEDEVDVAQGDLKVDCLNVQCPGSSESDRDTSETWTVHAKPANYPVSPRELSLRLHEVIESRLEARIKELETALHHSQNRACSLEIQNLFQEDFASSETEFSANLQSPYCYYKADEETIHGSEDTFDIDIRIPPLDGALINSPRKEGMIFDLLEKISKENVKWITK, from the exons ATGGAGTTTTGGGTTGTTGTAGCAGCTGCAGGTGCAGGTTATGTAGCACAACAGTTGCAAAGTTCATCAGAGGATAAGAACAACTTACTAGAGAAAAATCAGTTTTCCAAAATTTCCACACATGAACAATCAGATAACAAGAATTTGCTGCAGCAACTACGAGAAAACTTTTGTCCATTTCACAGACTAGCTCGGAAAAGAGCTAAAAACGAAGTTAATGATGAAGGGGCTTTCAGATTCAGACAGCTTAATCTTGATTCATCAGAAAATATGTCTTCTACAGATTGCACTAGTGATTCTGGTGGACCATTCAATTCAACAG GGATACCAAATGGCATGGCTCTATTGTATATGGGAATCATTACTGGCATGGTGTCTGCTATTATTGCAAACAGAAGAGAGACAGAAAAGCTGAATGAGAAGTTAAAATGGACCAAGAATTTAGTTCAAGAGTTAGAAGAGGAAATCACTGTGAAAGAGCTTTCTAATGATGATTATGAAAATCCAAGTTCATTTAGTCCCTCTACATCAGCTGTTGAGCCATTGTCATCTTCTTCTGATATTCAAGTTAATGAACCAACAAGACAAACCAGTGAAAACACAGATCCTGTGGCAGCAGAGAAACACGAGTCGATGAGCGAAATCGAGGCAGAGCTTGAGGCTGAATTGGAAAGGTTGGAAATGAGCTTGAAGGTTTCAACCTTTGAAATGATATCTGATTTTGTTGAG CTAGATCCGGAAGATGAAGTAGATGTGGCTCAAGGAGACTTGAAAGTAGATTGCCTCAATGTGCAATGCCCTGGTTCATCAGAATCAGATAGGGATACTAGTGAAACTTGGACTGTTCATGCTAAACCTGCCAATTATCCTGTTTCCCCGAGGGAGCTAAGCTTGCGCCTGCACGAGGTAATAGAATCCAGGCTAGAAGCTCGAATTAAGGAGCTTGAAACAGCGCTTCATCACAGCCAAAATAGAGCTTGTTCATTGGAAATACAAAATCTATTTCAAGAGGACTTTGCATCGAGCGAAACAGAGTTTTCTGCAAATCTACAAAGTCCATATTGCTATTACAAGGCTGATGAAGAGACAATTCATGGAAGTGAAGATACGTTTGACATTGATATAAGAATTCCACCTCTTGATGGAGCATTGATTAATAGTCCAAGGAAGGAAGGAATGATCTTTGATCTCCTGGAGAAAATAAGCAAGGAGAACGTGAAATGGATTACAAAATGA
- the LOC132641961 gene encoding pentatricopeptide repeat-containing protein At1g80150, mitochondrial: protein MLTLRLVRRFGTASRHTSNKAIVSKRKSVKVDEPALFKLKKEKNPEKLFQLFKENAHNKIVIENRYVFEDTVSRLAGAGRFDYIENLLEHQKTLPQGRREGFIIRIIMLYGKARMIQNAVKTFYDMHLYGCPRTVKSFNAALKVLTQSHDLEATESFLRDVPEKFDINIDILTVNTVISSFCEVGILEKAYLFMVEMEKLGIKPDVFTYTMLISAFYRANRWQIADGLWNLMARKGCMPNVATFNVRIQFMVNMGFAWEANKLLKLMKRVGITPDEVTYNLVIKGFFRIENLEMAKRIYSALCGAGFKPNSRIYHTMIHYLSRAGEFDLAYSMCRDIMQKNWFPSSDTIKRLLEGLSKDGTEENMAKARFLIRLAKKKTPPFSADTLDMMQSIIARS, encoded by the coding sequence ATGCTAACTCTGCGCCTGGTTCGCAGATTTGGAACTGCGAGTCGCCATACTTCTAATAAAGCTATAGTTTCTAAGAGAAAGAGTGTAAAAGTAGATGAACCTGCACTTTTTAAGCTAAAAAAGGAAAAGAACCCTGAGAAGTTGTTTCAGTTATTTAAGGAGAATGCTCATAATAAGATTGTCATTGAGAATCGCTATGTGTTTGAAGACACAGTTTCTCGTTTAGCAGGTGCTGGTAGGTTTGATTATATTGAAAATCTGCTTGAGCATCAGAAAACTCTGCCACAAGGTCGGCGTGAAGGTTTCATTATTCGAATTATAATGCTCTACGGGAAGGCTCGGATGATACAGAATGCTGTAAAAACATTCTATGACATGCATTTATATGGCTGTCCACGGACTGTTAAGTCATTCAATGCTGCACTCAAGGTTTTGACTCAATCTCATGATTTGGAGGCTACTGAGTCGTTTCTGCGGGATGTTCCTGAAAAGTTCGATATCAATATAGATATACTTACAGTCAATACAGTCATTAGCTCGTTTTGTGAGGTGGGTATCTTGGAGAAAGCTTATTTGTTCATGGTTGAGATGGAAAAGTTAGGTATAAAACCTGATGTTTTTACGTATACGATGCTTATATCTGCATTCTATAGAGCCAACCGATGGCAGATTGCTGATGGATTATGGAACCTCATGGCCCGTAAGGGCTGTATGCCTAATGTTGCTACTTTTAATGTTAGAATTCAATTCATGGTAAATATGGGGTTTGCTTGGGAAGCTaataaattgttgaagttgaTGAAACGTGTTGGCATAACTCCTGATGAGGTTACATACAATTTAGTGATCAAAGGCTTTTTTCGAATAGAGAATCTTGAAATGGCAAAAAGAATCTATTCTGCTTTATGTGGTGCGGGCTTCAAGCCAAATTCTAGAATCTATCACACCATGATTCATTACCTGTCTAGAGCAGGTGAGTTTGATTTGGCATATTCAATGTGTAGAGATATCATGCAAAAAAATTGGTTTCCAAGTTCGGATACTATTAAAAGGCTCCTTGAAGGGCTGTCCAAGGATGGAACGGAGGAAAATATGGCAAAGGCTCGATTTTTAATCAGGCTGGCTAAGAAAAAGACACCCCCTTTCTCAGCAGACACTTTGGATATGATGCAGTCAATAATAGCTCGTAGTTAA
- the LOC132641962 gene encoding probable inactive purple acid phosphatase 1, translated as MKVFVILLPILWVLVALQGVTSHEDHPLSRIAIHKAITALDAHAYIKAAPSVLGSNGLNQEWINLEYGTSIPSNDDWIGVFSPANFSAATCDPENNMVTPPLLCTAPIKYQFANRSNPTYKRTGKGSLKLQLINQRSDFSFALFSGGLRNPKLVAVSNTVAFANPNAPLYPRLAQGKTWNEMTVTWTSGYDINEAEPFVEWGPQGGKQTRSPAGTLTFDRRSLCGAPARTVGWRDPGFIHTSFLKELWPNLVYTYKLGHKLVNGKYIWSQTHKFKSSPYPGQNSLQRVVIFGDMGKEEADGSNVYNQYQPGSLNTTKQIIEDLKNIDIVFHIGDIVYANGYLSQWDQFTSQVEPITSRVPYMIASGNHERDWPDSGSFYGKKDSGGECGVLAQTMFYFPAENRDKFWYSTDYGMFRFCIADTEHDWREGTEQYKFIENCFASVDRQKQPWLIFLAHRVLGYSSGDFYANEGSFGEPMGRESLQKLWQKYKVDIAIYGHVHNYERTCPIYQNICTMNEKNSYKGTLNGTIHVVAGGGGAGLVKFTSLQTKWSIFKDYDYGFVKMTAFDHSNLLFEYKKSSDGKVYDSFNISRDYRDILACTVDSCPSMTLAS; from the exons ATGAAAGTGTTCGTGATATTGTTGCCCATTTTATGGGTTCTAGTTGCTCTTCAAGGGGTAACATCTCATGAAGATCACCCTCTATCAAGAATTGCCATTCATAAGGCAATTACTGCTTTGGATGCTCATGCTTATATCAAAGCCGCTCCTTCCGTCCTTGGGTCAAAC GGTCTAAACCAAGAATGGATAAATCTGGAGTATGGCACAAGCATCCCGTCAAATGATGATTGGATTGGAGTGTTTTCTCCTGCCAATTTCAG TGCAGCTACTTGTGACCCTGAAAATAACATGGTGACTCCACCACTTTTATGTACAGCTCCTATAAAG TATCAATTTGCAAATCGCTCCAATCCCACCTACAAAAGGACAGGGAAAGGGTCACTAAAGCTTCAATTGATCAATCAGAGATCCGATTTCTCCTTTGCTTTGTTTTCCGGTGGATTACGGAAT CCAAAGCTGGTCGCAGTGTCAAATACTGTTGCCTTTGCAAATCCAAATGCACCATTATACCCGCGGTTAGCACAGGGAAAGACGTGGAATGAA ATGACTGTTACATGGACTAGTGGATATGATATCAATGAAGCAGAGCCCTTTGTGGAGTGGGGTCCACAAGGTGGAAAACAGACTCGTTCACCAGCAGGGACTTTGACTTTTGACCGTAGGAGCTTGTGTG GTGCACCAGCAAGGACTGTTGGATGGCGCGATCCTGGATTCATTCACACTAGTTTTCTGAAGGAGTTGTGGCCCAATTTAGT ATATACCTACAAGTTGGGGCATAAATTGGTTAATGGTAAATATATCTGGAGTCAGACCCACAAATTTAAATCGTCGCCCTATCCTGGTCAAAACTCTCTTCAGCGAGTGGTCATTTTTGGTGACATGGGAAAG GAAGAAGCCGATGGCTCAAACGTGTACAATCAATACCAACCCGGCTCCCTTAACACTACCAAGCAAATCATTGAGGACTTAAAGAATATTGACATAGTATTTCACATTGGGGATATCGTTTACGCCAATGGATATCTTTCTCAGTGGGATCAATTTACTTCTCAAGTTGAGCCAATTACTTCAAGAGTACCATACATGATTGCTAG TGGCAACCATGAACGCGATTGGCCTGATAGTGGGTCATTTTATGGTAAAAAGGATTCAGGTGGAGAATGTGGTGTGTTGGCTCAGACAATGTTTTATTTTCCTGCCGAAAATAGGGACAAGTTCTG GTACTCTACTGATTATGGCATGTTCAGATTCTGTATTGCTGATACAGAACATGATTGGAGAGAGGGCACCGAACAATATAAGTTCATTGAAAACTGCTTCGCATCTGTAGATAGACAGAAGCAGCCATGGCTAATCTTCCTTGCACATAGGGTACTTGGTTACTCTTCTGGCGATTTTTACGCCAATGAAGGTTCATTTGGAGAACCAATGGGGAGGGAAAGCCTTCAAAAGCTTTGGCAGAAGTATAAAGTTGATATAGCCATATATGGTCATGTTCATAATTACGAAAGAACATGTCCCATTTACCAG AATATCTGTACTATGAATGAGAAGAACTCGTACAAGGGAACCTTGAACGGGACAATACATGTTGTTGCAGGGGGAGGTGGAGCTGGTCTAGTAAAGTTTACATCTCTCCAGACCAAGTGGAGTATTTTTAAAGATTATGATTACGGATTTGTGAAAATGACAGCATTCGATCATTCAAATCTGTTATTCGAGTACAAGAAGAGCAGCGATGGCAAAGTATACGACTCTTTCAATATTTCCCGGGATTATAGAGACATCTTGGCATGCACAGTGGATAGCTGCCCAAGCATGACATTGGCATCTTGA